AACCGGCCCTGCCATGATGAAAAAGAGTGCTCCTGACGACAAACCCCTTACCGAAATGACGCACAAAGAGCTGCTCAAAGAGCTTGAGTACCTGCGGGCAGAGAACGCTGTTCTAAAAAAGTTGAAAGCCCTGAGAGAAGAAAAGGCGCTCGGGGCTCAGCAGAAAAAACAAAAATAGTGTGCTCATTACTGCCTGAACATAGGCTTGCCAGCCTGCTACGGGCTATCGGTCTGCCCCGCAGCTCGTACTACTACCATGTCTCAAAAGACGCTACTGAAACCGACCGGTATGCCGCTGTCATACCGGTGATGACTGCACTTCACAGAAAGCATTCCGCCCGTTACGGCTATCGGCGTATGACGATAATGCTCAGACGAGAAGGCTTCACGCTGAATCACAAAACGGTACGAAAACTCATGAAGCAACATGGGCTGACATGCCAGATTCGCCGCAGAAAATACCGCTCGTGGATGAATGATGGCAACAAATCTTCAGCCAATCTGCTTTCCCGCCACTTTGAGGCAGAAAGAAGTGGTATGAAATGGTGTACTGATGTCACTGAGTTCAGGGCTGGAGGGGAAACGCTGTATCTTTCGGTCGTTCAGGATCTGTTCAACAGGGAAATAGTGGCCTGGGAAATGTCGACAAGGCCAGCCCTTAGTCTGACGTGTAAAATGCTGGAGAAAGCGTTGAAAACAGGCCTCCAGAAAGAGGGGATAATGCTGCACAGCGACCAGGGTTGGCAGTATCGAACGCCGATGTGGCGTTCCATGCTGGCAGAAGGTCAGGTATTGCAGAGCATGTCTCGCAAAGGCAACTGTCTGGATAATGCAGTGATGGAAAACTTCTTCAGCCACCTTAAAGTGGAAATGTATCATCGTAAAAAGTATGAGTCTGTTAATGCACTGAAGCGGGATATAG
The sequence above is drawn from the Pantoea nemavictus genome and encodes:
- a CDS encoding IS3 family transposase (programmed frameshift) translates to MKHPFSVRLAAVTEYLSGKSTLAETALQFNVGQTPLRRWVRALKHQGEEGLVPRRPRIYPPEFRLSVVRYVLDNRCSSADAAAHFGIPNETVIQNWLRKYRAGGSVALTPSRTGPAMMKKSAPDDKPLTEMTHKELLKELEYLRAENAVLKKFESPERRKGARGSAEKTKIVCSLLPEHRLASLLRAIGLPRSSYYYHVSKDATETDRYAAVIPVMTALHRKHSARYGYRRMTIMLRREGFTLNHKTVRKLMKQHGLTCQIRRRKYRSWMNDGNKSSANLLSRHFEAERSGMKWCTDVTEFRAGGETLYLSVVQDLFNREIVAWEMSTRPALSLTCKMLEKALKTGLQKEGIMLHSDQGWQYRTPMWRSMLAEGQVLQSMSRKGNCLDNAVMENFFSHLKVEMYHRKKYESVNALKRDIDRYIRYYNCERINLRMGMSPAEYRAMKENQ